In the Clostridium gelidum genome, CAAATTAAAAGTTGCAGATAATTCAGGTGCAAAAGAAATTATGTGTATAAGAGTCTTAGGCGGATCTAAAAGAAAATTTGGTAATATCGGTGACGTTATAGTAGCGAGCGTTAAAAGTGCAACACCAGGTGGAGTTGTTAAAAAAGGTGAAGTTGTAAAGGCAGTTGTAGTTAGATCAGTAAAAGGTGTAAGAAGAGCCGATGGTTCATATATTAAATTTGATGAAAATGCAGCAGTTATAATCAAAGATGATAAACAACCAAAAGGAACTCGTATCTTTGGACCTGTTGCTAGGGAGCTAAGAGATAAAGAATTTAACAAAATTTTATCATTAGCACCAGAAGTTCTATAAGAGGAGGTGGCTAACTTGAAGATACATGTAAAAAAGAATGATACAGTTATTGTTATATCTGGTAAAGATAAAGGCAAGACTGGTGAAG is a window encoding:
- the rplN gene encoding 50S ribosomal protein L14, producing MIQQQTKLKVADNSGAKEIMCIRVLGGSKRKFGNIGDVIVASVKSATPGGVVKKGEVVKAVVVRSVKGVRRADGSYIKFDENAAVIIKDDKQPKGTRIFGPVARELRDKEFNKILSLAPEVL